Genomic segment of Caproiciproducens sp. NJN-50:
AATGTTGACCACTTCCGTCTGGCGGCTGTCCAGCGAGGGAACGCTGATCTTATGGGGCTCCGGCGTGCGGTGCCGCACGGGCGTTTCGCGTTCGGAAGCTTCGCCGGCATCCGTCCCCTGCGCTGCGGCCGCCTCATTGACCGGTTCGGTTTCCTCCATGGGCTGCCTCTGCTTCGACTGGGACGGCATCAGCTTTTTATACATCAGTTCCTTGTCGATCTCTTTTTTCGACCTCGGCATGAGCCGTCAAACCCCCTTTGCGAGCAGCTCGT
This window contains:
- a CDS encoding late competence development ComFB family protein — protein: MPRSKKEIDKELMYKKLMPSQSKQRQPMEETEPVNEAAAAQGTDAGEASERETPVRHRTPEPHKISVPSLDSRQTEVVNIMEGIVLSKLDSVLSRFQCCRCDRCKKDIVAMALNKLPPKYMVLSSGQVPPDIDAQTNAQVVTAMIQATIRVRAKPRH